A stretch of DNA from Vidua chalybeata isolate OUT-0048 chromosome 3, bVidCha1 merged haplotype, whole genome shotgun sequence:
TTTTTTAGGGAGGATTTGTCGCCTGATGAGTCACGTGTGAGTTCTCCTGGTGGCTGTGCCATCCCCGCCGGGGCCCCTCTGACCCCACACCTTTAAGGAAAGACTCCAGCTGCAGGTTCTGCTGTTGGGACCAGAGCTGGGGCGTTGTATTAAAGCTCTCATCCCTCCAACACTGGGATTTGACACCTCTCCATGCCTCCTGACCCTTGCATTTCTGAGtcagcagcactgggcacagcagccctgctagagaggaggaggaggaggagaagcgGGGGGGAAGGGAAATCCTGCTTCTACCCTTGGAATTCTCCCTTGTTCCAGGAAAGAGGCAGAAGCCACGATGGTGATCTCTCCCAGAGCCTGCTTAGGGGTGTAGTGCCCAGCCAAGTGCCATAAACTCACCTGGATTTCTGCAGTTGTGGCTGGGGACAAGCAGGGCTGGGCTAACGCTGGCCACGCAGGGAccaggggctgtgctcagcatcTCGGCTGAAAGTCTCCTCTCTCcgtgccctgcagggctgtccccGGTTCGAGCATCAGCCCAGGACTGCGAGCGCCGCGGGGGATTCTGCTCCCACCGCTCCTGCCCGCCGGGGATCGGCCGCATCGGCCTCTGCTCCGAGCAGGAATTCTGCTGTCGGATGTGAGTTCAGGGCTGCCTGttggggaaaaaacggggacTGTGCGGCCCAAGGGTACAGGGGCACTGCTGAccctcactgctgccctggctgggacAGTCACTGGCAGACCTTTCCTCCCGCAGGCGCTGGTATCCCTGATGGGCTCCTGGATCCCCGAGCAGGACACCAGCCCGTGCCTTCACTGCGTGGTCGGGACGATGCTGCCCGGAGGCACCAAGCActgccaggggcagcagcaACCCCGCACAGCCAGACCTGGATCCCACGGGAATCCTATCCCACAGTCCCCAATACAAGGTGGTGGTCATTCCCACTGCCGAGATGTGTATCCTGGTGTGCATCTCTTTCCTCTGCGCGTagggaagggcagagaggaCGGGGTGAATTCCTGACAGACATGGACACACCAACACTGTCCCACCGTCCACCCTCTCTCCATGCTGGCCTCTGCCACACCAGCATCTCCACCCATGGTGGGAggggggacacaggtgacactcaCAGGGACCCCAATGCCAGCCTTTTGGCTCGGCAAGGGGACCCCAACACCTCTTACGTGGAGGGGTGGCTATGACCACCCCAATTTCAGTGGAGACCTGCTGGTTGTCCACTGGCTCCCAGGCTGGGTCAGGAGTCCTCGTGAGGCTGTTCCATGGGACAGACACTGCCTTGGTGTCCTTGGGTCCATCCCCAACTGTGGGGCCTGGGTGTGGGGCACCAAGGGGTGTTGTGGGGTCCAGGGGTATCTATAAGTCATTCTGCTCCAGAGGGAATAGGGACTGATGGCTGTGCCATGGGGTTTCTCAGGAGCTTGGGCCTGAGTTGGGGGTCAGTGCTGGGGGGGTTTCAaggcctggggctgggggctcagtTAGGAGCCCAGGTGGGTCATTGTGGATGATTGGTGTGGCAGATCCAGGATGCTCAGCTCAGGACGGTGGCCCCTGCACTGCCATGGGGCAGTGACCATGGGGAtgctgggacaggggacacccaCTGCTTCCCTccatggagcagggcagcctCTCCAGGGGTATTGGGCATTGCTGTGGGTACAGGGAAAGTCAGATCAGGGTTCCAGCTGTGGGTCCAGGACCGGGTCTGGATCAGCAAGGCCATTCTGCAGCTTTGATGGGGTCAAGCACCAAGATTCCCAGGTCAGAGCAGCTTCCCAGGGCATGGCTGGCCCCAGCCATGGCCTCCCTGCAGTGGGGATTTCCACACCATAAGCAGCAATCCCTGGCTGCGCTGGCTCTGGGCTGGTCCTGAGTCTGGTTCCAAACCTCCAGGAGCGAGGATATTCCAAGGACTCAGCAATGGACATCCAATCCTACTTCTACAGATTGATGCTTGAGGGATGTCCCCATCATGCatcaaggccagcttggatggggcttggagaatCCTGAAATAggggaaggtgtctctgcctgGCAGAGCTTGGAATGAGATGAATTCTAAAGTTccttcctacccaaaccattccatgattccttGCATCTCTCTGAGAGATGACACCAGACCCTGTGTCCCTGATGCATCCAGCCTCAATTCCCATTCTCCTCTCCAGGATCCAGCTCCAAGAGCTTTGGTCTCTCTGAGCAATGGACCAGCACCCTGGAGACACAGCACAGACTGTTTGTACAAAAAAGGGTTACAAATAAAGTCTACTAGGAATGTAGGACAGGTAATAAGATGACATAGGGCATGGCCAGGAAGCAGCCATGGATACAttgcttctttctctctcatgATCTTTCCTCCATGAGCCACCTTGATCTGTACCTTTCTGAAACACTACAAAATTCCTATAAATCCAAAAACTCTCCTGATCAAGTCCACACCTCTAAGGCCCGATAAGGCCCTACTCACCTTCCTTCACTAATCTCCCATAGATTGCACATTTTTATACAGCgttttgctgctgttgaacCACATTTATGGATTTTGTACCAAGTAGGGCAGTTTCAGAAGCAGTGGATTCAGACAGAATGAGGTGAGGTGTGGTCTCCCCTGACTGCATTTCCTCTTTGCACTGCTTGAATATATGAGTAGACATCAGAAAGGCATCCTTAGGCTCATCACTTCCTGGCAGCTGGAATGCAAGTCACCTTGGCAAGGATGAAGCTGTTCTTGTGATGttaaaagagaaggaaaccgaaatttttcaaatgtttctgtgtatcacacagcaccagctcccTAAGCAaactgacaggacaggagaAGACAGATACTTTATCAaagaatctcagaatggtttggggaaGAAGGGGCTTTTAAggtcatccagttccaaccccaaTCATAATCAGGGATAacttccattatcccaggttgctccaagccccatccaacctggccttggacacttccagagatgagGCAGCAacctctgggcaacctgtgccagggcctcactacCCTCATAGGCGAGATTGGCTGGGACTGGCTCCTACTTCTGCCTGCACCCACCAGCCTGTTTTGTCCATCCCAGGCAGTTCATGCCATGCCACCACAGCCTGGGTCCCTCTGTGCCGTGGGTGTCACAAGAGGTGTTGCATGAGGACAACGGTGACATTGATTGCAACAGCCCCAGGAGGCACCTCAGCCTCTGCTGTTGCATCAGAGAGGGATAAGGAGAAGCCCCAGCATCCCCACACGGATGGGTGGCTTCTGATTGGCCAAGGGGAGATGTGTCAGCAAAAATCAGTGAATGTCCCCATGGCTTGCAACAATATAAAATCAGAGTGTTTTGGCCAAAAAAGTGCTCCTTGAACCCAAGGACTGCTGGACACAGTGATTCTTGTTGGGTTTGTTGCTGCCTGAACATCCAGACTTCCATCAGGTAGGTGACTGTGGGGTCTCCTGGAGAAGAATCAGATGAGGTAATGGATTTCCCAGAGACTGAAACATCATTAAATGCTCCTGAGGTAGGCAGGGTGGCACAAACCACAGAATTGTTTTTAAGAGGAAAGTAGAGGAAATATAATCTCCTGTGGCTGGAAGCAGCCCCTCTGCAGTTTGGTGAACCACAGAGCCCAGGTTTCTGCACCACCTGGGCTCCTGAATGTCCCCATTGCCTTGgtgtcccctctgcagctctgtgaagaCCCGGGAGAGGCAGCAGCTATGAAGATCCTGTTCCTGCtcttccccctgctcctcctgttgGTCCAGGGTGCTGCAGGTGAGAGGCAAAGTGGGGAGATGGGGAGAGGTGTGTTCCTCCATGACTGGGGTTTTCCATGTCCTGGGAAGTGACCACTTTAGTGGGAGTGATGCAAAGGTAAGGGGGGATTGAGGAGAAAGGTGTTTCTCCAGTGATAGTTCTATAGGACACAGACTTGGGGTGGAAAGAGCCAATGGAAATAGAATACTGGCTTCTTTAGTGGGTCAGGAAGGGTTTTGTTTGAGGCTTCCACCCTGcacccagctgttcctctttAGGTGTCTCTGAATGTTCTTTTGCCTGGTATGTGATCTTTGCTGTGGGGGGTTGGAGCTGAATCCATTCACTGGCCAGAAATGCACAAACACCATCAGTCTTTTGCAACCACACACTGCTCTCACAGATGATTGCTTTAATTGTTGTGTATGTTTCTTTCCCCATGGAAACCCAAAATGCAGCTGGATGCAGGCAAAGAGGGGGATACTGCACTTATGGGAGATGCAACTTCCCTGCGAGACCCATTGGAAGATGCACACTGTACAGTGTGTGCTGCAAGAGATAAGGTCTGGAATCCTGCCTGAGGACAGAGTTCCCTCTTTTGTCCACAATGAAATATGTAGcaaatttatttcctgtgaATGTCTGCTACATAATCTCCTTATCTATTTCTTGTGGGAGAGAGGCaaaagaagggagggaaaagcccTTGTTGGTTTTGGAGCTGCCATGAgagtggagctgcagcagccccacatcagccagggcctccccactctCCTCCAGTTCCAAGCCCAttcaggctctgcagaggaCTCACCAAAGCCACCAAAGAGGGAAACATTCCCTGTCCTTGGGCAGCACTGAGAACATGATCCAGGTCTTGCTGCATCTGCACAGacctggagccagggctgccagcactgggatACCCCAGGTCCAGCCTGTCTGCACTAAGGACTGCACCTCACCTCCCCTGAGCCTGACTCTGCTGCACCTCACCCTGGGCAttgcagggcaggggagagagggggaggaaATGTTACACCTGCTGATgtgcttctctgttttcttcttataGTCTCTGTGGATGAAAGCCTGAAATTCCCAAGCAGGAAACACCCCTCACTTCTGGCTCCTGGACCCATCTGCTGATGTCCCCAATTGCTGATGTTCCCTCCcgtccctgcctgtgccctgcccagctgggctgacagcagcagtggcagctgctcctgctggctgctgctgggctggagccctGTGGTGCCAGCCCCGGTGTCtttggggcaggggctgcttttCCCGACTTGAATAAAGACGAGCACTTTGGCATTGCAGGGCTGGGCCGTGTGTGcgtgtcctgctgctggagggctgctgtgcctgctgcctctggggctggcactgccttgGTGGCAGCAGAAGGCcctggggatggtgctggggctgagcagcgCGTGTGtccctggggatgctcctgcctggccctgctttGGGGACGCTGAGCCCGGCAGTGcctgctgggccaggctgggtggggtgCCTGTGGTGGGGCTGCCCTGCAGATGCTCCCTCTGGGGAATTGGgatccctgtgctcctcctgccagTCCCAGATGGCCCTTGTCCCCAACAGCCATGGCCTcatgtgcagagctgtgctggggactgTGAGTGCACATGGCCCTTGAGTGCACATGGCCATGGTCACCcacaggagctgtccctgctgcttctccttgtCCTGTTCCAGCAccacagccctccctgctgtggctgtgctgctccacaccccatcccagcagacaggaggaggaagagatcATGTAGCTCCTGGTTCAGGTGACCTGTCAAATAGCTCCAAATTGAGCATGGTCAGGAAATACCCAAAATTTTACACACAGGTAATAAATGTATTGTCTTTTCTCTGCCTATCTCAGGCAGTCTGGGTTGATAACAATGCTCCATTGAAAGCAGTGACTTCTCCATATCTGCAAAGCAAACCTCAGGCATTAGGATTTGAGTGGCTCAATACCTGTGTGTCCATGTCCACATGCGCATGGAAGCAACTTGTGATCCTGACTGTTGCTGTGAAGGCTTTCCCTCCCAAGAGTCATAGACTCAGAGAATGTTTTACTACTAATGTTTGCATTATAATGGTTTTTAAtgtaatgtattttaatgtaatgtaatatattataatttttttattactaatatTTGGAAAGCCCTTTCAGATCATCGGGTCCCACCGTTCCTCTAGCACTGCCGAGCCCAGCACTAAGCCCAGCACAAGTACCACATCTACATGGCTGTTAAATCCTATTAGCAATTGTTAGTCCttcagtgccctgggcagcctgatcCAATGTTTGACCTCCCTTTTTTCCATGAAATtgttcctaatatccagtctaaacttTCCCTAGTGCTACTTGGGGCCATTTCCTCTGATGGTTTCAGCTGTGATCTTAGAGAAGTCACTAACCCCCAAAGGCTTCCACTGCCATTGCTTTGCAGAAGTGGACATTGTGGTGAGGAATGTTCAGATCACCTCTGCCTGCCATGGCCCTTCCTCCCCCGTGCTCACCTGTCCTGGCACTGACCCTGCAGCTGTCACCACAAGTTCCCCTCACCTCTGCAGTGCAGATctgttccccatcccagccctctcctgcccagcctgttGCCGCTGTGCTGCAGGTGTCACAAGAGGTGTTGCGTGGGCACAACGGTGACATTGATTGCAACAGCCCCAGGAGGCACCTCAgcctctgcccctgcagcagggagggaccaagggcagccccagcacccccagagccaTGGGGCACTCCCGGGTTGGCCCAGGGCACTTGTGCCAGCAGCAATTGgggcctgtcccacccaccagcaCTGCTATAAACCTGCCGGAGTCTTCCGCCAGATTGGgaaagtctctcctccaacccgtggtggtaaagtctctcctccaacccgtgccttcaaagaaagactcagtagtcttcagtcgtctggtctcaaggcagtttattgcatgttatctcaaggcacacagactccctgacattgtccctgactccttctccctctgcgtctctctctgtctccctccGTCTTCATCTCCCTTCGTCTTCGTCTCCCTTCGTCTTCCTctcccaaggggctggtgccatcttttatatcacacattacgtattaaatgtttatagtttttccccaatgcctattacctatgttgaacagtgactttctactctaaaccaatctaTGAGTGCCAACATCACTAAAACCATagggaataggaagaagaaagaaggaggacagggcacgcccaaatccctccatcttagaacctctgacccccatgtacaaaactcagacccctctgtacaaggcctaaaacccccctgtacagcactcaaaaatcctacctttcactttgtgattacttctattataatatctaaacttttgtgatttcttggtcttcctgcaaagttggtaaattgttccatgggtcaaactcaaaaccacaggggtttctggctgcctgccagggtctcagaggcttctgccctggaccctGAACAaccaagagtgtctgagggacaccttgggttccgacataAACTCAGCGTCTTTGGGgcacagcagcattccctggccACAAGGGCATCTGGACACAACCATTCCTCTtgggtttgctgctgcctgAACACCAAAGCCTTTGTCAGGGAGGTGAGTGTGAGGTCTCTCTCTGGAATCCTGCCTACTCAGGGTCCCAGCTCAAAGCCCAGCACCACAGAGTCTCTGAAAAGACAAAGTGTTGGAAGTATCCAGGTGGAATATTTGGCCATCAGAGATGGCTGGACGCAGTGAGTCTAATGCTGCCAAATGTCCATGCACCCACTAGAATTATTTGCTCATTTTCTGCTGCTATAACTTAAAAtggtataaagaaaatttattaacagaattaaaagaaatagtgagaagaaatcagaataaatcttcagaacacttctcctccccccacaccctcttttctttcccactgacaaCGTGAAGAGACAAAACCTGGGACTTTCAGTCAGTTTACCACctctaaaatagtctttcttctgttctcttaGGGAGAGGAATCTCTCTTGCCATGCCATGAAGACCTTTCCACAAGAAACAGTTCTCTTGTGGCTTCAGTGTTACAGCAAATCTGCcacctggaaaaagaaaatctgttcaCAGTGTGAAAGTCCCTCCAAATGCCTTGCAGCTCTCCTACAGCTGCTTTCATGAGCCTTGTCAACTTTTTGGGGTACTAttttaaggatgagctgttctAGCATAAAAGCAAAAGTTCTCCTCATCCATCTCTAGGAAAACAGAGGTTTTCTTCTTGTATCCCTGGGGCAAAGTTTCTCAtctctctcatctctctctATTCAAGCTTCTTATTGGATCACAGCTACGGTAACATCTGCTTATTTCAACACTGGTACTTCTGCTCACGGCTGTAGTTAGAACACTACATCCCCCCAGTGCCTTTCAtgaattaaagggaaaaaacaagtCTGATATATCAATTATATCTTCACCATAGCCCCATAAGGGAATTTTAGCCCTAAAACTAAGGCATCTCCTCAATTTACTCCCATCTAGAATTTGACTCCTTACAACCGACCTCAGCGTCCCACGTTGTTTTCTCTACGTGTCTtcaccctttccttttcctgattcAGCAGAGAACCAGTGTTCGTAGGCTCATTTGTTCTCAATTTGTTATCAATTGAAACAGCTTTTATAGAGTTCTGCAGCGCTGAAAGGTTGATCTCATCCGGGCTCTGCATCGGGGAAATCGCCCACCGTGCCTCTCGCTGTTGGTCACGAGGTCTCCACCAAGACCGTGTGAACCGTGCCGGCCACCAGCTCTACTCAGCGCTTTTCTTCATGCGAAATGtcaaaaacaagaaaagctgCCGCTGCCATTTTTGTCCCTCTGTGTGCAGCATGGCGGGCTAAAACCAGCTAAAAAAAGTTCATTGTGTTATAAATGAATGCTccaatttaataattaaagaaatttattAAATGATCAAAGtatacatttagaaaaaaaagaaaaaaaaaaacccatgagcGATTCGACTCTGAGCCAGGAGATTAGGGTCAGGGACACTTAGGACTTGTCCTCTCTTGCACCAAAGCCCCCGTGGGTCTCCAAGGGTAAGTTCTAAGGGGTCCATTTTCATACAGTCTCTCGGGCTTTGGAAGGGGGTCTTCTTTAGTATATCACCACGTTTTCCCGGAACCGGAGGAAAATTGCTGGAATCCTGTCAGGTGAAAATTTCTGGGATAAGCTTCTGATGATGCCTATCAGAATGCCTCCTGCTGGGGTCTACTCAGATGAGAGAAATTCCTTGGAATATACATTTCTGGAGACAGTGTCTTCTTGGTGTTTGAATCTTTATCACTTAGTCTGTTACTGCTGCTGATGCCTATCAAAAATGCCTCCAGCTGGGGTCTTGTCAGACGAAAAATCCTTTGGAATATACAATCTCTGGCAACAGTGTCTTCCTGGCATTTTGAATTTCTATCACTCAGCTTACTTCTTGTCCGACACCGGTTTTAGtacacaaaatgctgtggtgtttaattttatttagcacaaattattttataacatatattacatattacaATTGGGAGCAATGCCGAGGCAGCCACGGCTGTGCACCGTTGGTCCTGGTCGCACAGATTTCGGCCACTCGCTCCTGGCCACGTTGGTGCTTCCAGTCCAGGATGGCGGCGACCACTCGGCCAGTCCTGGCTCCTGGCTTCGGGGCTGCTCCCAGCGCTGACGGCAGCCGGTGCTGGTCCCGGCTGCATCACTGCTCCTGGTGCCAGTATAACCCCCGGCCGGCATGGCCCGGCAGTGCTGCCGGAAAAAAGGACCCGGGGGCTCCGCCAGGAAAGAGACCCGGTCCTGCTGGCCCAAGCCACCCCGCTGGGACAGGGCCTGGCAGGCATCCCGGCAGGATGCTCACCGCACCTCAGAGGGCAGAAATCTCAGCCGAGCCATGCCCTGCTGCGGGCCGATCCAGCCTGGCCACACAGGGCCGGCCCGGCCTGGCCAGTTACCTGTTCGAAGGCTGGAAGCCAAGAGACCTTTCCCAGCCTTTGTTCGTGTTCAAATGTGTCTTCGTGGAGGCGTGTTCAGCTCTTTTAAGTGGTTGAACCGGGTGTCAATCTTCAAAAGAAGCCAGCTGATTGGCTCCGCCCGGTCCCCACAGGGAGCCACCCCCGTGGCCTGTGGACTGCCCCCCACCTGAAAAACTAGACTTCGTTAAACCGTGACACCgggaaagagaataaaaaccTTCATGTGAGTCTAAGAGGCCAGAGCATGTGGAAAGTGGACCTGAAGTTTCCTAAGGAGAGGCTAGAATGGTGCCTTAATACTCTAGGAGGGAGACAAGAACCTCTTTGCTGGGGGAATAGGGGCTTTCCCTAGGAAAGGAAGGCGATTCCATTCCCACAGCAGTATGGTGATTTCCCATCATTTAAGGATTTCAGTAATTCTAAttccaaaaggaattttatctGCCTCTCCCAAATGTCACTGGTCTTTTATTTGGTTTGAATTGGTAACTTGGCCTGAGTTCTGTGGTCTGCGCTCTGGGGAAGGGTCTGTGGAAGTGCTCTGAGGAAGGTCATGGGAATGGATCCTCTTAGGTCATGTAGACCAAGACCTAGGGTAATACCCCAGGTATTGAAGGGTGGCACAGACCTAAgaattgttttaaagaaaaaggtagAGGAAATGTCATCAGCTGTGGCTGGAAGCAGCCACAGTTTGGTGAACCACAGAGCCCAGGTTTCTGCACCACCTGGGGTCCTGCGTGTCCCCATTGCCTTGgtgtcccctctgcagctctgtgaagacccaggaggggcagcagccaTGAAGATCCTGTTCCTGCtcttccccctgctcctcctgttgGTCCAGGGTGCTGCAGGTGAGAGAAAAAGTGGGAAGATGGGGAGAGGTGTGATCCTCCATGACTGGGGTTTTCCATGTCCTGGGAAGTGACCACTTTAGTGGGAGTGATGCAAAGGTAAGGGGGGATTGAGGAGAAAGTTGTTTCTCCAGTGATAGTTCTATAGGACACAGACttggggtgggaaaagcccatgggaaaaaaagcctggCTTGTTCTGTGAGTCAGGAAAGGATTTGGTTTTGGGCTCCAAGCCTGCACCCCGCTATTCCTGTTTAGGAGCCTCTTGCCCTGCACAGGGATGGCAGAGAGCCCTGTTGCAttgtgtttttttgttaatgGTATGTTCTGTTATTGCCCAAGTTAATGGTTTGGTCCAAATTATACCCTCCCACCCTTACTGTCAATCTACTCTGAGTTCCCTGTCAATCCTACCTTGTGCCAACCCCCTCCTTGGAAATCCCCTTCGGAAATCC
This window harbors:
- the LOC128785610 gene encoding gallinacin-5-like; translated protein: MTQDPGLEAWESFSELRLCWRLPGMRILPVLCALLLLMLQGVTGLSPVRASAQDCERRGGFCSHRSCPPGIGRIGLCSEQEFCCRMRWYP